Proteins co-encoded in one Nyctibius grandis isolate bNycGra1 chromosome 14, bNycGra1.pri, whole genome shotgun sequence genomic window:
- the PRODH gene encoding proline dehydrogenase 1, mitochondrial, with the protein MKMTFYGQFVAGEDQEAIKPLIRRNQAFGVGAVLDYSVEEDLSAEEAERKELDSCTSAAEKEMGGAEQREKQYRVHRGFGDRRGGVISARTYFYADEAKCDQHMETFLRCIDASSGSSEDGFSAIKLTALGRPQFLLQFSEVLVKWRRFFHQMAAEQGQAGRAVLEMKLEAEKLQEALANLGIVTKAESQHWFTGENLGVSGTVDLLDWNSLIDSRTKLSKLLLVPNMQTGQLEPLLSRFTEEEDLQMKRMLQRMDILAKRATEKGVRLMVDAEQSYFQPAISRLTLEMQRRFNRDRAIIFNTYQCYLKEAYDNVTMDVELSRREGWHFGTKLVRGAYMEQERERAAKIGYEDPINPTYEKTNEMYHRCLDYILEEIKHSRKANVMVASHNEDTVKFTLRRMMELGIHPSEKKVYFGQLLGMCDQITFPLGQAGFPVYKYVPYGPVREVLPYLSRRAQENRGFMQRANRERDLLWREVKRRLLAGSLFSPNP; encoded by the exons ATGAAGATGACCTTCTACGGGCAGTTCGTGGCGGGGGAGGACCAGGAGGCCATCAAACCGCTCATCCGGCGGAACCAGGCCTTCGGCGTGGGCGCCGTGCTGGATTACAGCGTGGAGGAGGACCTGAGCGCCGAGGAGGCCGAGCGCAAGGAGCTGGA CTCCTGCACCTCTGCAGCCGAGAAGGAGATGGGAG GAGCAGAGCAAAGGGAGAAGCAATACCGAGTCCATCGGGGATTTGGGGATCGCCGTGGTGGGGTCATCAGTGCCCGCACATATTTCTACGCCGACGAGGCCAAGTGTGACCAGCACATGGAGACTTTCCTCCGCTGCATCGACGCCTCAA GTGGCAGCTCGGAGGACGGCTTCTCGGCCATCAAGCTGACAGCGCTGGGCAGACCTCAGTTCCTG CTGCAGTTCTCGGAGGTGCTGGTGAAGTGGCGGAGGTTCTTCCACCAAATGGCCGCggagcagggccaggctgggcgGGCGGTGCTGGAGATGAAGCTGgaagcagagaagctgcag GAGGCCCTGGCCAACCTCGGCATCGTGACCAAGGCAGAGAGCCAGCACTGGTTCACAGGCGAGAACCTGGGCGTGAGCGG cactgTGGACCTGCTGGACTGGAACAGCCTGATCGACAGCCGCACCAAGCTCTCCAAGCTGCTGCTCGTCCCCAACATGCAG ACCGGGCAGCTCGAGCCTCTGCTCTCACGCTTCACCGAGGAGGAGGATCTGCAGATGAAGCGGATGCTGCAGCGGATGGACATCCTTGCCAAG AGAGCCACAGAGAAGGGCGTGAGGCTGATGGTGGATGCGGAGCAGAGCTACTTCCAGCCAGCCATCAGCCGCCTCACCCTGGAGATGCAGCGCCGCTTCAACAGGGATCGGGCAATCATCTTCAACACCTACCAGTGCTACCTGAAG GAGGCTTATGACAATGTGACCATGGATGTGGAGCTGTCACGCCGGGAGGGCTGGCACTTCGGCACCAAACTGGTCCGTGGTGCCTACATGGAGCAGGAGCGGGAGAGGGCGGCCAAGATTGGCTATGAGGATCCCATCAACCCCACCTATGAGAAGACCAACGAGATGTACCACAG GTGCCTGGACTATATCCTGGAGGAGATCAAGCACAGCCGGAAAGCCAATGTGATGGTAGCATCTCACAACGAGGACACGGTGAAGTTCACCCTGCGCAG GATGATGGAGCTTGGGATCCATCCCTCAGAGAAGAAGGTGTACTTCGGGCAGCTGCTGGGCATGTGTGACCAGATCACCTTCCCCCTGG GCCAGGCCGGTTTCCCCGTCTACAAGTACGTGCCGTACGGGCCGGTGCGGGAGGTGCTGCCCTACCTGTCCCGGCGGGCCCAGGAGAACAGGGGCTTCATGCAGCGGGCGAACCGGGAGCGGGACCTGCTCTGGAGGGAGGTCAAGCGGCGGCTCCTGGCCGGGAGCCTCTTCAGCCCCAACCCCTAG